The following coding sequences lie in one beta proteobacterium CB genomic window:
- a CDS encoding cell division FtsK/SpoIIIE, translating to MARTTYPKSKTPLTPQPPENQGQGRMPRLLLEARWFISFGLCLGLLAILVTYSKADPAWSHASFEVPKNLGGRFGAYLADLLLYIFGISAFWWVVLFGRRVLSGWRELWSIPLPPDPDAKPDSLLMRWLGFGLTLLSSMGLESIRLHSLTWELPRPPGGILGELIGDPLQMSLGFTGSTLVLLFTFCAGLSLFLHFSWLDVAEKVGRSLELAYNRLRERRDSEEDRKLGEAAAEEREEFVEEFRGRVEIAKPVQIVRAPIEIPKSARVEREKQQPLFVDIPDSELPPLALLDPVPEAKETISADVLEFTSRLIERKLAEFNVEVKVIAAYPGPVVTRYEIDPAVGVKGSQIVNLSRDLARSLGVVSMRVVETIPGKTCMALELPNPTRQSVYLSEILSSQVYNDSHSNLTLSLGKDISGSPIVADLAKMPHCLVAGTTGAGKSVGINAMILSILFKAKPDEVRLIMIDPKMLEMAMYDKIPHLLCPVVTDMKQAYNALNWAVNEMERRYKLMSKFGVRNLAGFNKKILEAEEKGEKLTNPFSLTPDDPEPIYKAPVIVIVIDELADLMMVSGKKIEELIARIAQKARAAGIHLVLATQRPSVDVITGLIKANVPTRISFQVSSKIDSRTILDQQGAEALLGMGDMLYMAPGTGLPVRVHGAFVSDDEVHRVVEWLKEKGEANYIDGVLEGADESTIDALTGEGGGEADPLYDQAVAIVLENKRPSISLVQRHLRIGYNRAARLLEDMEKAGLVSKMGNGGNREILHRPSE from the coding sequence ATGGCAAGAACGACATACCCGAAGTCCAAAACCCCTTTAACCCCCCAGCCCCCTGAGAATCAAGGGCAGGGTAGGATGCCCCGTCTCCTTCTAGAGGCTCGCTGGTTTATTTCATTTGGTCTTTGTTTGGGTTTATTGGCTATTTTGGTGACTTATTCCAAGGCGGATCCCGCCTGGTCACATGCCAGTTTTGAGGTTCCCAAGAACCTGGGTGGCCGTTTTGGGGCCTATTTAGCTGATTTATTGCTCTATATCTTCGGTATTTCTGCTTTTTGGTGGGTTGTGCTCTTTGGTCGCCGTGTTCTCAGTGGCTGGCGTGAGCTCTGGAGCATTCCTTTACCCCCAGACCCAGATGCCAAGCCTGACTCCTTATTAATGCGTTGGCTGGGCTTTGGGCTGACTTTATTGAGCAGCATGGGCCTTGAGTCCATTCGTTTGCATTCGTTGACCTGGGAGCTTCCAAGGCCTCCTGGAGGCATTTTGGGTGAACTCATTGGTGATCCGCTACAAATGAGTCTGGGTTTTACCGGCTCAACCCTAGTCTTGCTGTTTACCTTCTGCGCTGGCCTGTCCTTATTTCTCCATTTTTCTTGGCTAGATGTTGCTGAAAAAGTAGGTCGATCCCTTGAGCTTGCCTATAACCGTTTGCGTGAGCGTCGCGATAGCGAAGAGGATCGAAAGCTTGGTGAAGCAGCTGCTGAAGAACGGGAAGAATTCGTTGAAGAGTTCCGTGGGCGCGTTGAAATTGCTAAGCCGGTACAGATTGTTCGAGCCCCAATAGAGATTCCGAAAAGTGCTCGAGTTGAGCGTGAGAAACAACAGCCTTTATTTGTCGATATTCCGGATTCAGAGTTGCCTCCACTGGCATTGCTTGATCCTGTGCCTGAAGCGAAAGAAACCATTTCAGCAGATGTGCTGGAATTCACTTCTCGCCTTATTGAGCGCAAGTTAGCTGAGTTCAATGTAGAGGTTAAAGTTATTGCAGCCTATCCAGGCCCAGTGGTAACCCGTTATGAAATCGATCCTGCTGTTGGCGTGAAGGGTAGTCAGATTGTTAACCTCTCTCGTGACTTGGCTCGCTCTTTGGGTGTAGTGAGCATGCGTGTGGTGGAAACCATTCCAGGTAAGACTTGCATGGCTCTGGAACTACCAAACCCAACGCGTCAATCGGTTTACCTCTCAGAGATTTTAAGTTCTCAGGTTTACAACGATAGTCATTCCAACTTGACCCTCTCTTTGGGTAAAGATATTTCGGGTAGCCCGATCGTTGCTGACTTAGCGAAGATGCCGCATTGCTTGGTTGCTGGTACGACTGGTGCTGGTAAGTCCGTTGGTATCAATGCCATGATTTTGTCGATCCTGTTTAAGGCAAAGCCTGATGAAGTGCGTCTGATCATGATTGATCCGAAGATGCTGGAGATGGCCATGTATGACAAGATTCCCCATCTCTTGTGTCCAGTTGTTACTGATATGAAGCAGGCGTATAACGCACTCAATTGGGCCGTAAATGAGATGGAGCGCCGCTACAAACTGATGAGTAAGTTTGGGGTGCGTAACCTAGCTGGCTTCAATAAAAAGATCTTAGAAGCGGAGGAGAAAGGTGAGAAGCTCACCAATCCATTTAGCTTAACTCCGGATGATCCAGAGCCGATTTACAAAGCGCCAGTAATTGTGATCGTGATCGATGAGTTGGCTGACTTGATGATGGTCTCTGGCAAGAAGATTGAAGAGTTGATTGCGCGTATTGCACAGAAGGCGCGTGCCGCCGGTATTCATTTGGTGTTGGCAACTCAGCGTCCGAGTGTGGATGTGATTACTGGACTGATTAAAGCTAACGTGCCAACCCGTATTTCTTTCCAGGTGAGCAGCAAGATCGACAGTCGTACCATTCTGGATCAGCAGGGCGCTGAAGCATTGCTCGGTATGGGTGATATGTTGTACATGGCTCCGGGCACTGGCTTACCGGTTCGCGTTCATGGCGCTTTTGTTTCTGATGATGAAGTTCATCGTGTAGTGGAATGGCTTAAAGAGAAGGGCGAAGCCAATTACATTGACGGCGTTCTGGAAGGTGCCGATGAATCTACGATTGATGCATTGACTGGTGAAGGTGGTGGAGAAGCAGATCCTTTATATGATCAAGCAGTAGCCATTGTTCTTGAAAATAAGCGCCCATCTATTTCCTTAGTACAGCGCCACTTGCGCATTGGTTATAACCGTGCAGCACGCTTGCTTGAAGATATGGAAAAAGCAGGCTTAGTCTCTAAGATGGGTAATGGCGGTAATCGCGAAATTCTCCATCGCCCTTCTGAATAA
- a CDS encoding Outer membrane lipoprotein carrier protein LolA, with protein sequence MRRFFSIAALGLTILLSSSLTLAEGESGSEQFRQFVRNSKTAEGEFVQQQLRAPKASEPQDKGLKVVRQTQGRFVFQRPGRFIWDTQKPYEQKLIADGKQLIMWDKDLNQATFRPAGQALASTPAAILFGETSLDQHFDLVEGEDRLGMKWVALVPKKIPNTKNGNDLPYTKISVGMANGLPKALELIDGLGSVVLVTLDKIQLNVNLPNNRFTFVPPAGAEVLRLN encoded by the coding sequence TTGCGCAGATTTTTCTCGATAGCAGCTTTAGGGCTCACAATACTTTTATCTTCAAGCTTGACTCTTGCAGAGGGGGAGAGTGGGTCTGAGCAGTTTCGTCAGTTTGTGCGCAACTCCAAAACTGCTGAAGGTGAATTTGTGCAACAGCAGCTACGCGCACCCAAAGCAAGTGAACCGCAAGACAAAGGTTTAAAAGTAGTTCGCCAAACACAAGGACGCTTTGTGTTTCAGCGTCCAGGCCGATTTATCTGGGATACCCAAAAACCATACGAGCAAAAATTGATTGCCGATGGCAAGCAACTCATCATGTGGGATAAGGATTTAAACCAGGCGACTTTTAGACCTGCTGGCCAAGCTCTTGCCAGCACCCCTGCGGCAATCTTATTTGGCGAGACCTCTTTAGATCAGCATTTTGATTTAGTTGAAGGTGAGGATCGCCTAGGTATGAAATGGGTCGCTCTCGTGCCTAAGAAAATCCCCAATACAAAAAATGGGAATGACTTACCGTATACCAAGATCTCCGTGGGGATGGCCAACGGCCTTCCTAAAGCCTTAGAGCTCATCGATGGCTTAGGTAGCGTGGTGTTGGTCACCTTGGATAAGATCCAGCTCAATGTCAATCTGCCCAACAATCGCTTTACTTTTGTTCCGCCTGCCGGCGCAGAAGTCTTACGCTTAAACTAG